The following coding sequences are from one Pocillopora verrucosa isolate sample1 chromosome 5, ASM3666991v2, whole genome shotgun sequence window:
- the LOC131793261 gene encoding uncharacterized protein: MVSSQVSLGPQLRKNKQSHVEKTFDPPGDLAVWIAVFALPINSAINPLLYTLSTPQVQAVLKPKLWKLWFNVRSIFRSGQNQEAEAGNDQQGQIMNEEHANNEEGEQIEMQEIEHNEIPEVEAPESPFLQPAMEQACGGDETPSSSDYEDDFDIRPATEKTVEGKELLNKLCQKGEKKREPEQPIEEESKEQVESEEIPLPSDEAENVEEEDKKVLEPDMDTEEEVKETFMVGEKNRRI; the protein is encoded by the exons ATGGTTTCCAGCCAAGTCTCTTTAGGGCCTCAGTTGCGGAAAAATAAACAG TCGCACGTCGAGAAAACGTTTGATCCACCTGGTGATCTGGCAGTGTGGATTGCAGTGTTCGCCCTGCCTATCAATTCAGCTATCAACCCACTGCTGTACACGCTTTCTACTCCACAG GTGCAAGCTGTGTTGAAACCAAAACTGTGGAAACTGTGGTTCAATGTTCGATCTATTTTCCGAagtggacaaaatcaagaag CGGAAGCAGGAAATGATCAGCAGGGACAGATTATGAATGAAGAACACGCCAACAACGAAGAGG GAGAGCAGATTGAAATGCAAGAAATAGAGCACAACGAAATCCCGGAAGTGGAAGCTCCTGAATCGCCTTTTCTGCAACCAG CTATGGAACAAGCCTGTGGAGGAGATGAGACCCCATCTTCTTCCG ATTATGAGGATGATTTTGACATCCGACCAGCCACTGAAAAGACTGTCGAAGGCAAAGAACTTTTAAACAAACTAT GtcagaaaggagagaaaaagcGTGAGCCTGAACAGCCAATTGAAGAAG AATCTAAGGAGCAGGTGGAGAGTGAAGAGATTCCATTGCCAAGTGACGAAG CTGAAAACGTCGAAGAAGAAGACAAGAAAGTGCTTGAGCCTGACATGGACACGGAAGAGGAAG